A window of the Garra rufa chromosome 10, GarRuf1.0, whole genome shotgun sequence genome harbors these coding sequences:
- the LOC141344885 gene encoding uncharacterized protein isoform X2 gives MKNRSASNQPNNLKCCGMINRVSTFKTFGKVQRTSKTLEEMTSAIKKFAGPATNIKEYSARNPAGFWSSVCKDLQVPNTLTNRQKIVQAFLLQFKDVQDTKADSDVDSSPVTDISESTCASTPDKDIDNNKSPCISTQSSEEEMRFFTCSLPRQPCFFFIERKAWQELRQHQEGRLFQGLQWTNVIANGIKSIHPYCSFAFKRHRVKTLGSQTQAPFFTCEGYCCFEHCPVEVKVEVADESSLKAAVDFSGGDVCHNSKDLQRRPVRAAARQATAEVLETKLPRSLYLESMQKIPPMVIDSGCRDDAPTANVLKNILWSEKKKARSHPDELPSLKALIDKQRGTDNDVLQKVMMHPKGVMLWSNKTLSVFYKRCKNDIVYLDATGSVIKKNSAESPPYYVYELVVRNPSRGASPLPVATYVTCDHTTASVTYFLQAFQTDVIRMYGNVAIKRPVMIICDGSLVLMQSISITFCRTGLEDLLQKYFLLITGQHPTETFDLPILHRCLSHIMKNAKALCKKQIPKHYTLAMHIFGLLACCSSLKEMDEVLSSSTVLFCSPCSGANVAKHYNNLHLLMQQRGTLELDDKNVAAEEYKHDVGNIPIMEHFRTTINSAPLDLDGDPNIYYTPEFIGSLAKYFLPHAVLWSGLMLGDLGRHGTSPAYQNLSKVYSKVKQSKEQNFTEDNRTQGIMEKSQWDLKQIRLQRKRFSRLDDFVRIYQKMHDALLLEYGDMERCRKKSFPVEEEVWRKKKKVKGLYVSPLLLDLSLKKEDTKERTTQRTNDDSSQATCNFREHQQDDTKERSTQRTDDDSSRATFDFTEHQQDDTKDCTTQRTNDAASRLSALWKQKDTVVVVSVVPSQFRKDLLVRHTDLLSLRPHNWLTGEVIECFLHHTVNQLHLEKTIYVMNFYSATAVLYADRTTVRKHSLSEVNFANYKAIVSFVSFEKTHWKFLYINATENIVYLLDPLSNPAEEADSKAAAQKFREYFKIRTICHLMREWADIKFEGAVMDHPLQQDGSSCGVIVIKMAKAVIEAFPKLPKMEFGTTLKEMAQERTALALEILQASDSVRQL, from the exons ATGAAGAACAGGTCAGCATCCAATCAACCAAACAATCTAAAATGCTGTGGCATGATAAACAG aGTCAGCACTTTCAAAACATTTGGAAAG GTACAGAGAACTTCTAAAACTCTGGAGGAAATGACATCAGCTATTAAAAAATTTGCTGGACCGGCAACTAATATAAAGGAGTACAGTGCTCGCAATCCTGCTGGGTTTTGGAGCAGTGTCTGTAAAGATTTGCAAGTTCCGAATACATTGACAAATCGGCAGAAAATTGTTCAGGCATTCCTACTTCAATTCAAG GATGTGCAGGACACAAAGGCTGACAGTGATGTAGACTCTAGTCCTGTAACAGATATCTCGGAATCAACTTGTGCTTCC ACACCTGACAAGGATATAGACAACAATAAATCACCATGCATCTCTACACAGAGCAGTGAGGAAGAAATGAGATTCTTCACATGTTCTTTGCCACGTCAGCCATGTTTCTTTTTCATTGAACGCAAAGCCTGGCAAGAACTAAGACAACACCAGGAAGGCAGACTTTTTCAAGGACTCCAATGGACAAATGTGATTGCCAATGGAATCAAATCCATTCATCCATACTGCAGCTTTGCTTTTAAGCGACACAGAGTGAAAACCCTGGGGTCACAGACACAGGCTCCATTTTTTACATGTGAGGGGTACTGTTGTTTTGAACACTGCCCAGTGGAAGTAAAAGTGGAAGTTGCTGATGAGAGCTCCCTAAAAGCAGCAGTGGATTTCTCTGGAGGTGATGTTTGCCACAACAGCAAAGATCTGCAAAGAAGGCCAGTGCGCGCAGCTGCACGACAGGCAACTGCAGAAGTCCTGGAAACTAAATTACCACGGAGTTTGTATTTGGAGTCCATGCAAAAGATTCCACCAATGGTCATCGATTCAGGGTGCAGGGATGATGCCCCAACTGCAAATGTGCTAAAAAACATCTTATGGAGTGAAAAGAAAAAAGCCAGATCTCATCCTGATGAGCTTCCAAGTTTAAAAGCACTGATTGACAAACAACGTGGCACAGACAATGATGTCCTGCAGAAGGTAATGATGCACCCCAAAGGAGTTATGCTGTGGTCAAATAAGACACTTTCTGTCTTCTACAAAAGGTGTAAGAATGACATAGTGTACTTGGATGCGACAGGGagtgtaattaaaaaaaactcaGCAGAAAGTCCACCATACTATGTTTATGAGCTGGTTGTTAGAAATCCATCCAGGGGTGCATCACCTTTACCTGTGGCAACCTATGTCACATGCGACCACACCACAGCGTCTGTGACATACTTCTTGCAGGCTTTTCAGACTGATGTCATCAGGATGTATGGAAATGTGGCAATCAAAAGGCCAGTCATGATAATATGTGATGGATCCCTTGTGCTTATGCAATCCATTTCCATTACATTCTGCAGAACAGGTCTGGAGGATCTGCTGCAGAAATACTTCCTGTTGATTACTGGACAGCATCCAACAGAAACATTCGACCTCCCCATCCTTCACAGATGTTTAAGTCACATCATGAAGAATGCCAAGGCTCTTTGCAAAAAACA AATTCCCAAACACTACACACTGGCAATGCACATCTTTGGCCTCCTTGCATGTTGTTCATCGCTGAAAGAGATGGATGAGGTGCTTTCTAGTTCAACAGTACTATTTTGCAGTCCATGCAGTGGAGCAAATGTAGCAAAGCACTACAATAACCTGCATTTGCTTATGCAACAAAGGGGTACCCTTGAACTAGATGACAAAAACGTTGCTGCTGAAGAGTACAAG CATGATGTCGGGAACATACCGATCATGGAACATTTCAGAACAACAATCAACAGTGCACCACTTGACCTCGATGGTGATCCTAACATCTACTACACACCAGAATTCATTGGCAGTTTGGCCAAATACTTCCTCCCACATGCCGTCCTGTGGTCTGGATTGATGTTAG GGGATCTAGGACGTCATGGGACAAGCCCAGCATACCAGAATTTGAGTAAGGTCTATAGCAAAGTCAAACAATCAAAGGAACAG AACTTCACTGAAGATAATAGAACACAGGGCATCATGGAGAAGAGTCAGTGGGACCTAAAGCAAATCCGGCTCCAAAGAAAGCGGTTTTCAAGACTGGATGACTTTGTTCGAATATACCAAAAGATGCATGATGCGCTGCTCCTTGAATATGGAGACATGGAAAGATGCAGGAAGAAA TCCTTTCCAGTGGAAGAGGaagtatggagaaaaaaaaagaaggttaAAGGACTCTACGTGTCACCTTTACTGCTGGACCTGTCATTGAAA AAGGAAGACACAAAGGAACGTACCACTCAAAGAACCAATGATGATTCATCCCAG gCCACATGTAACTTCAGAGAGCATCAGCAGGATGACACAAAGGAACGTTCCACTCAAAGAACCGATGATGATTCATCCCGA GCCACCTTTGACTTCACAGAGCATCAGCAGGATGACACAAAGGATTGTACCACTCAAAGAACCAATGATGCTGCATCTCGG CTATCTGCATTGTGGAAACAAAAGGACACAGTAGTGGTTGTTTCTGTGGTCCCTTCACAATTTAGAAAGGACTTATTAGTCCGCCATACTGACCTCCTATCACTTAGGCCTCATAACTGGCTCACAGGTGAG GTCATTGAGTGCTTCTTACATCACACTGTCAATCAACTGCATTTGGAGAAAACCATCTATGTCATGAACTTCTACTCGGCTACTGCGGTCCTTTATGCGGACAGAACAACAGTCAGGAAGCATAGTTTATCTGAG GTTAACTTTGCCAACTACAAAGCCATCGTGTCCTTTGTCAGCTTTGAAAAGACACACTGGAAATTTCTG TACATCAACGCAACAGAAAACATTGTGTATTTGCTGGATCCTTTAAGCAACCCCGCAGAGGAAGCAGATTCAAAAGCTGCTGCCCAAAAGTTCAG GGAATACTTTAAGATCAGGACTATCTGCCACCTTATGAGAGAGTGGGCAGATATTAAGTTCGAAGGAGCTGTTATGGATCACCCACTACAGCAAGATGGAAGTAGCTGTGGTGTGATTGTCATTAAG ATGGCAAAGGCAGTCATTGAGGCATTTCCTAAATTGcctaaaatggaatttgggacaACTCTAAAAGAGATGGCACAGGAACGTACAGCTTTGGCACTGGAAATACTTCAAGCCTCAG ATTCAGTGCGACAGCTGTAA
- the LOC141344885 gene encoding uncharacterized protein isoform X1, translated as MKNRSASNQPNNLKCCGMINRVSTFKTFGKVQRTSKTLEEMTSAIKKFAGPATNIKEYSARNPAGFWSSVCKDLQVPNTLTNRQKIVQAFLLQFKDGHLSPCRKEELECPSFNLDVQDTKADSDVDSSPVTDISESTCASTPDKDIDNNKSPCISTQSSEEEMRFFTCSLPRQPCFFFIERKAWQELRQHQEGRLFQGLQWTNVIANGIKSIHPYCSFAFKRHRVKTLGSQTQAPFFTCEGYCCFEHCPVEVKVEVADESSLKAAVDFSGGDVCHNSKDLQRRPVRAAARQATAEVLETKLPRSLYLESMQKIPPMVIDSGCRDDAPTANVLKNILWSEKKKARSHPDELPSLKALIDKQRGTDNDVLQKVMMHPKGVMLWSNKTLSVFYKRCKNDIVYLDATGSVIKKNSAESPPYYVYELVVRNPSRGASPLPVATYVTCDHTTASVTYFLQAFQTDVIRMYGNVAIKRPVMIICDGSLVLMQSISITFCRTGLEDLLQKYFLLITGQHPTETFDLPILHRCLSHIMKNAKALCKKQIPKHYTLAMHIFGLLACCSSLKEMDEVLSSSTVLFCSPCSGANVAKHYNNLHLLMQQRGTLELDDKNVAAEEYKHDVGNIPIMEHFRTTINSAPLDLDGDPNIYYTPEFIGSLAKYFLPHAVLWSGLMLGDLGRHGTSPAYQNLSKVYSKVKQSKEQNFTEDNRTQGIMEKSQWDLKQIRLQRKRFSRLDDFVRIYQKMHDALLLEYGDMERCRKKSFPVEEEVWRKKKKVKGLYVSPLLLDLSLKKEDTKERTTQRTNDDSSQATCNFREHQQDDTKERSTQRTDDDSSRATFDFTEHQQDDTKDCTTQRTNDAASRLSALWKQKDTVVVVSVVPSQFRKDLLVRHTDLLSLRPHNWLTGEVIECFLHHTVNQLHLEKTIYVMNFYSATAVLYADRTTVRKHSLSEVNFANYKAIVSFVSFEKTHWKFLYINATENIVYLLDPLSNPAEEADSKAAAQKFREYFKIRTICHLMREWADIKFEGAVMDHPLQQDGSSCGVIVIKMAKAVIEAFPKLPKMEFGTTLKEMAQERTALALEILQASDSVRQL; from the exons ATGAAGAACAGGTCAGCATCCAATCAACCAAACAATCTAAAATGCTGTGGCATGATAAACAG aGTCAGCACTTTCAAAACATTTGGAAAG GTACAGAGAACTTCTAAAACTCTGGAGGAAATGACATCAGCTATTAAAAAATTTGCTGGACCGGCAACTAATATAAAGGAGTACAGTGCTCGCAATCCTGCTGGGTTTTGGAGCAGTGTCTGTAAAGATTTGCAAGTTCCGAATACATTGACAAATCGGCAGAAAATTGTTCAGGCATTCCTACTTCAATTCAAG GACGGTCATTTGTCTCCATGCCGCAAAGAAGAGCTTGAATGTCCATCTTTCAATCTG GATGTGCAGGACACAAAGGCTGACAGTGATGTAGACTCTAGTCCTGTAACAGATATCTCGGAATCAACTTGTGCTTCC ACACCTGACAAGGATATAGACAACAATAAATCACCATGCATCTCTACACAGAGCAGTGAGGAAGAAATGAGATTCTTCACATGTTCTTTGCCACGTCAGCCATGTTTCTTTTTCATTGAACGCAAAGCCTGGCAAGAACTAAGACAACACCAGGAAGGCAGACTTTTTCAAGGACTCCAATGGACAAATGTGATTGCCAATGGAATCAAATCCATTCATCCATACTGCAGCTTTGCTTTTAAGCGACACAGAGTGAAAACCCTGGGGTCACAGACACAGGCTCCATTTTTTACATGTGAGGGGTACTGTTGTTTTGAACACTGCCCAGTGGAAGTAAAAGTGGAAGTTGCTGATGAGAGCTCCCTAAAAGCAGCAGTGGATTTCTCTGGAGGTGATGTTTGCCACAACAGCAAAGATCTGCAAAGAAGGCCAGTGCGCGCAGCTGCACGACAGGCAACTGCAGAAGTCCTGGAAACTAAATTACCACGGAGTTTGTATTTGGAGTCCATGCAAAAGATTCCACCAATGGTCATCGATTCAGGGTGCAGGGATGATGCCCCAACTGCAAATGTGCTAAAAAACATCTTATGGAGTGAAAAGAAAAAAGCCAGATCTCATCCTGATGAGCTTCCAAGTTTAAAAGCACTGATTGACAAACAACGTGGCACAGACAATGATGTCCTGCAGAAGGTAATGATGCACCCCAAAGGAGTTATGCTGTGGTCAAATAAGACACTTTCTGTCTTCTACAAAAGGTGTAAGAATGACATAGTGTACTTGGATGCGACAGGGagtgtaattaaaaaaaactcaGCAGAAAGTCCACCATACTATGTTTATGAGCTGGTTGTTAGAAATCCATCCAGGGGTGCATCACCTTTACCTGTGGCAACCTATGTCACATGCGACCACACCACAGCGTCTGTGACATACTTCTTGCAGGCTTTTCAGACTGATGTCATCAGGATGTATGGAAATGTGGCAATCAAAAGGCCAGTCATGATAATATGTGATGGATCCCTTGTGCTTATGCAATCCATTTCCATTACATTCTGCAGAACAGGTCTGGAGGATCTGCTGCAGAAATACTTCCTGTTGATTACTGGACAGCATCCAACAGAAACATTCGACCTCCCCATCCTTCACAGATGTTTAAGTCACATCATGAAGAATGCCAAGGCTCTTTGCAAAAAACA AATTCCCAAACACTACACACTGGCAATGCACATCTTTGGCCTCCTTGCATGTTGTTCATCGCTGAAAGAGATGGATGAGGTGCTTTCTAGTTCAACAGTACTATTTTGCAGTCCATGCAGTGGAGCAAATGTAGCAAAGCACTACAATAACCTGCATTTGCTTATGCAACAAAGGGGTACCCTTGAACTAGATGACAAAAACGTTGCTGCTGAAGAGTACAAG CATGATGTCGGGAACATACCGATCATGGAACATTTCAGAACAACAATCAACAGTGCACCACTTGACCTCGATGGTGATCCTAACATCTACTACACACCAGAATTCATTGGCAGTTTGGCCAAATACTTCCTCCCACATGCCGTCCTGTGGTCTGGATTGATGTTAG GGGATCTAGGACGTCATGGGACAAGCCCAGCATACCAGAATTTGAGTAAGGTCTATAGCAAAGTCAAACAATCAAAGGAACAG AACTTCACTGAAGATAATAGAACACAGGGCATCATGGAGAAGAGTCAGTGGGACCTAAAGCAAATCCGGCTCCAAAGAAAGCGGTTTTCAAGACTGGATGACTTTGTTCGAATATACCAAAAGATGCATGATGCGCTGCTCCTTGAATATGGAGACATGGAAAGATGCAGGAAGAAA TCCTTTCCAGTGGAAGAGGaagtatggagaaaaaaaaagaaggttaAAGGACTCTACGTGTCACCTTTACTGCTGGACCTGTCATTGAAA AAGGAAGACACAAAGGAACGTACCACTCAAAGAACCAATGATGATTCATCCCAG gCCACATGTAACTTCAGAGAGCATCAGCAGGATGACACAAAGGAACGTTCCACTCAAAGAACCGATGATGATTCATCCCGA GCCACCTTTGACTTCACAGAGCATCAGCAGGATGACACAAAGGATTGTACCACTCAAAGAACCAATGATGCTGCATCTCGG CTATCTGCATTGTGGAAACAAAAGGACACAGTAGTGGTTGTTTCTGTGGTCCCTTCACAATTTAGAAAGGACTTATTAGTCCGCCATACTGACCTCCTATCACTTAGGCCTCATAACTGGCTCACAGGTGAG GTCATTGAGTGCTTCTTACATCACACTGTCAATCAACTGCATTTGGAGAAAACCATCTATGTCATGAACTTCTACTCGGCTACTGCGGTCCTTTATGCGGACAGAACAACAGTCAGGAAGCATAGTTTATCTGAG GTTAACTTTGCCAACTACAAAGCCATCGTGTCCTTTGTCAGCTTTGAAAAGACACACTGGAAATTTCTG TACATCAACGCAACAGAAAACATTGTGTATTTGCTGGATCCTTTAAGCAACCCCGCAGAGGAAGCAGATTCAAAAGCTGCTGCCCAAAAGTTCAG GGAATACTTTAAGATCAGGACTATCTGCCACCTTATGAGAGAGTGGGCAGATATTAAGTTCGAAGGAGCTGTTATGGATCACCCACTACAGCAAGATGGAAGTAGCTGTGGTGTGATTGTCATTAAG ATGGCAAAGGCAGTCATTGAGGCATTTCCTAAATTGcctaaaatggaatttgggacaACTCTAAAAGAGATGGCACAGGAACGTACAGCTTTGGCACTGGAAATACTTCAAGCCTCAG ATTCAGTGCGACAGCTGTAA
- the LOC141344885 gene encoding uncharacterized protein isoform X4 translates to MKNRSASNQPNNLKCCGMINRVSTFKTFGKVQRTSKTLEEMTSAIKKFAGPATNIKEYSARNPAGFWSSVCKDLQVPNTLTNRQKIVQAFLLQFKDGHLSPCRKEELECPSFNLDVQDTKADSDVDSSPVTDISESTCASTPDKDIDNNKSPCISTQSSEEEMRFFTCSLPRQPCFFFIERKAWQELRQHQEGRLFQGLQWTNVIANGIKSIHPYCSFAFKRHRVKTLGSQTQAPFFTCEGYCCFEHCPVEVKVEVADESSLKAAVDFSGGDVCHNSKDLQRRPVRAAARQATAEVLETKLPRSLYLESMQKIPPMVIDSGCRDDAPTANVLKNILWSEKKKARSHPDELPSLKALIDKQRGTDNDVLQKVMMHPKGVMLWSNKTLSVFYKRCKNDIVYLDATGSVIKKNSAESPPYYVYELVVRNPSRGASPLPVATYVTCDHTTASVTYFLQAFQTDVIRMYGNVAIKRPVMIICDGSLVLMQSISITFCRTGLEDLLQKYFLLITGQHPTETFDLPILHRCLSHIMKNAKALCKKQIPKHYTLAMHIFGLLACCSSLKEMDEVLSSSTVLFCSPCSGANVAKHYNNLHLLMQQRGTLELDDKNVAAEEYKHDVGNIPIMEHFRTTINSAPLDLDGDPNIYYTPEFIGSLAKYFLPHAVLWSGLMLGDLGRHGTSPAYQNLSKVYSKVKQSKEQNFTEDNRTQGIMEKSQWDLKQIRLQRKRFSRLDDFVRIYQKMHDALLLEYGDMERCRKKSFPVEEEVWRKKKKVKGLYVSPLLLDLSLKKEDTKERTTQRTNDDSSQATCNFREHQQDDTKERSTQRTDDDSSRATFDFTEHQQDDTKDCTTQRTNDAASRLSALWKQKDTVVVVSVVPSQFRKDLLVRHTDLLSLRPHNWLTGH, encoded by the exons ATGAAGAACAGGTCAGCATCCAATCAACCAAACAATCTAAAATGCTGTGGCATGATAAACAG aGTCAGCACTTTCAAAACATTTGGAAAG GTACAGAGAACTTCTAAAACTCTGGAGGAAATGACATCAGCTATTAAAAAATTTGCTGGACCGGCAACTAATATAAAGGAGTACAGTGCTCGCAATCCTGCTGGGTTTTGGAGCAGTGTCTGTAAAGATTTGCAAGTTCCGAATACATTGACAAATCGGCAGAAAATTGTTCAGGCATTCCTACTTCAATTCAAG GACGGTCATTTGTCTCCATGCCGCAAAGAAGAGCTTGAATGTCCATCTTTCAATCTG GATGTGCAGGACACAAAGGCTGACAGTGATGTAGACTCTAGTCCTGTAACAGATATCTCGGAATCAACTTGTGCTTCC ACACCTGACAAGGATATAGACAACAATAAATCACCATGCATCTCTACACAGAGCAGTGAGGAAGAAATGAGATTCTTCACATGTTCTTTGCCACGTCAGCCATGTTTCTTTTTCATTGAACGCAAAGCCTGGCAAGAACTAAGACAACACCAGGAAGGCAGACTTTTTCAAGGACTCCAATGGACAAATGTGATTGCCAATGGAATCAAATCCATTCATCCATACTGCAGCTTTGCTTTTAAGCGACACAGAGTGAAAACCCTGGGGTCACAGACACAGGCTCCATTTTTTACATGTGAGGGGTACTGTTGTTTTGAACACTGCCCAGTGGAAGTAAAAGTGGAAGTTGCTGATGAGAGCTCCCTAAAAGCAGCAGTGGATTTCTCTGGAGGTGATGTTTGCCACAACAGCAAAGATCTGCAAAGAAGGCCAGTGCGCGCAGCTGCACGACAGGCAACTGCAGAAGTCCTGGAAACTAAATTACCACGGAGTTTGTATTTGGAGTCCATGCAAAAGATTCCACCAATGGTCATCGATTCAGGGTGCAGGGATGATGCCCCAACTGCAAATGTGCTAAAAAACATCTTATGGAGTGAAAAGAAAAAAGCCAGATCTCATCCTGATGAGCTTCCAAGTTTAAAAGCACTGATTGACAAACAACGTGGCACAGACAATGATGTCCTGCAGAAGGTAATGATGCACCCCAAAGGAGTTATGCTGTGGTCAAATAAGACACTTTCTGTCTTCTACAAAAGGTGTAAGAATGACATAGTGTACTTGGATGCGACAGGGagtgtaattaaaaaaaactcaGCAGAAAGTCCACCATACTATGTTTATGAGCTGGTTGTTAGAAATCCATCCAGGGGTGCATCACCTTTACCTGTGGCAACCTATGTCACATGCGACCACACCACAGCGTCTGTGACATACTTCTTGCAGGCTTTTCAGACTGATGTCATCAGGATGTATGGAAATGTGGCAATCAAAAGGCCAGTCATGATAATATGTGATGGATCCCTTGTGCTTATGCAATCCATTTCCATTACATTCTGCAGAACAGGTCTGGAGGATCTGCTGCAGAAATACTTCCTGTTGATTACTGGACAGCATCCAACAGAAACATTCGACCTCCCCATCCTTCACAGATGTTTAAGTCACATCATGAAGAATGCCAAGGCTCTTTGCAAAAAACA AATTCCCAAACACTACACACTGGCAATGCACATCTTTGGCCTCCTTGCATGTTGTTCATCGCTGAAAGAGATGGATGAGGTGCTTTCTAGTTCAACAGTACTATTTTGCAGTCCATGCAGTGGAGCAAATGTAGCAAAGCACTACAATAACCTGCATTTGCTTATGCAACAAAGGGGTACCCTTGAACTAGATGACAAAAACGTTGCTGCTGAAGAGTACAAG CATGATGTCGGGAACATACCGATCATGGAACATTTCAGAACAACAATCAACAGTGCACCACTTGACCTCGATGGTGATCCTAACATCTACTACACACCAGAATTCATTGGCAGTTTGGCCAAATACTTCCTCCCACATGCCGTCCTGTGGTCTGGATTGATGTTAG GGGATCTAGGACGTCATGGGACAAGCCCAGCATACCAGAATTTGAGTAAGGTCTATAGCAAAGTCAAACAATCAAAGGAACAG AACTTCACTGAAGATAATAGAACACAGGGCATCATGGAGAAGAGTCAGTGGGACCTAAAGCAAATCCGGCTCCAAAGAAAGCGGTTTTCAAGACTGGATGACTTTGTTCGAATATACCAAAAGATGCATGATGCGCTGCTCCTTGAATATGGAGACATGGAAAGATGCAGGAAGAAA TCCTTTCCAGTGGAAGAGGaagtatggagaaaaaaaaagaaggttaAAGGACTCTACGTGTCACCTTTACTGCTGGACCTGTCATTGAAA AAGGAAGACACAAAGGAACGTACCACTCAAAGAACCAATGATGATTCATCCCAG gCCACATGTAACTTCAGAGAGCATCAGCAGGATGACACAAAGGAACGTTCCACTCAAAGAACCGATGATGATTCATCCCGA GCCACCTTTGACTTCACAGAGCATCAGCAGGATGACACAAAGGATTGTACCACTCAAAGAACCAATGATGCTGCATCTCGG CTATCTGCATTGTGGAAACAAAAGGACACAGTAGTGGTTGTTTCTGTGGTCCCTTCACAATTTAGAAAGGACTTATTAGTCCGCCATACTGACCTCCTATCACTTAGGCCTCATAACTGGCTCACAG GTCATTGA